TAAGCCTCTTTTGCTACGCCCATTTTCGCGTAAGGGATGGTTTCGGGCCCATTTGCCTTGGCCCTGTCCCGGCCGGCCTCTTGCCGCCTCGAAACAACGAAGATGGCTGTGTAGCTCTCCGAATTCCTGTAATGAATAGATGGACAAGAACCAATTGGGCATTATTAGAGCAAACTCAGTTTGAAGGCGTAAAGTCTCACAGCTATTTCAGACTATTTAAGGCAAGTATGGACAAAAAGGAAATGCAGGAATTGGCGAAATATGAGGGCCGCTTCGATGAATAATAGACAACTCTCCCTCCTGCTGGAAACGTTTGCTCGTAGGTGAAATCCCTAATAATGCTATAATTCCACATGAAACGCACAACAGTATCCTGGAAGCAAAAGATTGACCCGTTCCTCTCGTAGTGCCCACGCCCCAGATACTCCGTGGCCTCGGCCTCCAGCATCTCCTGCAGGATGAGTCCCATCCCCCTCTGCAACACACCATCCAGAAGGCTCCTATTTTCCACCCCGCTGCTCAACAGCGCCCTGAGCTCCTCGCGTATTTTCTCGCTCGGTGGTATCTTCCTCATAAGGCTTCGGTTTCCTTTCTTTTAAATTTCACAGGGTTTAAAAGAATAAACCGAAGCCTTCTCTTTTTACAGGAATTTTAGGCCATCACCCCCGGCAATGGCCGGGCAATGGCTCTTTTCCCCTGCTGTTGGCAACGCCCCCTTAGCCTGTCGGTAATTGCCTTCGCGTTGGTTTATACATCTACATGCCGCATTAGCTCCTGAGCATCGAACTGGTTGGGAGAGAAAATGACTGGATTGTGATATTCAAATATGCTAGACTGTGAATATTGGAATCCAACTCCAAAGGAGGCAACAGATGGCAGAGACCACGGCGTGTGCTCCAGAGGTCACCGAGGCGCCGATATCCAACCATAAGATAGAGCTCCTGAAGGTCATCGCTCATCCGGTGAGGATTATGATACTGGAAGAATTGACCAAAGGAGTGATTACGTCGAGGAGCTTCCGGCGCCGGCCTGCTGTCCCGTGACCAAGAAGGGGAAGTATCCGGGCAAGAGGGGATGATGAAAGCCTGCTCCATTATGAAAGAGGGGCTCGCCGGGCGAAGGAAAAGGAGCAGTAAATTGTTCCAGAAGGAGGGCCTTTTTTTATAAATGATGTATTCAAGAATGTGAATGTTCGCATATAACTTGAGGGTTAAGCCCCCGGAAGGAGGAAGCGATGAAAAAAGAAATAGCCCTTTTTTTGTCCACCACGCCCTATAGCTACGAAAACACCCACACGGTAATCAGGCTGGCGGAGGCCGCTCTGGAAAAAGGGCACGGCGTGCGCCTCATAGCCTCGGGCGACGGCGTCTTCACCATAGTCAAGGGGCAGGTGCCGCAGGCCCTGAAGGCGCTCCAGGACCTCGTGGGAAAGGGCATGAAGGTGGACATATGAACCGGATGCATGCAGAGCCGCGGTCTTGCGGCCCGGGACGCAGTGGAGGGGGGCGAGATGAGCTCCCTCAAGGGGCTCTATAACGTCATAAAGTCCGAGGGGATTTTCCTGAGCTTCGGCGCTTAAGGGAGGTGAAAAGCATGGCACAGAGCATATGCATAATCCTGAGGAGGTCCCCTTACGGGACCGTGGATGCGGCCGAGGCCGTGCGCCACGCCTTGGGCGGGGTGGGTGAGGAAATGGACACCAGGCTGGTCCTCTTCGATTCCGGGGTGTATGCCGCCCTCAAGGCCCAGGACGCCTCGGGCACCGAGTACGACAGCATCGGCGCCGGAATCGGTGACTGTGTGGACATGGACGTAAAGGTCTATGCCGACAAGGCCTCGCTCAGGGCGGAGCACCTCGAGCAAACCGACCTCCTGGAG
The Nitrospirota bacterium genome window above contains:
- a CDS encoding DsrE family protein; this translates as MKKEIALFLSTTPYSYENTHTVIRLAEAALEKGHGVRLIASGDGVFTIVKGQVPQALKALQDLVGKGMKVDI
- a CDS encoding DsrE family protein gives rise to the protein MAQSICIILRRSPYGTVDAAEAVRHALGGVGEEMDTRLVLFDSGVYAALKAQDASGTEYDSIGAGIGDCVDMDVKVYADKASLRAEHLEQTDLLEGVRVINSSEAAEIVGGADKVMIF